The Moorena producens PAL-8-15-08-1 genomic interval GATTACTCAAATGTTAATTTGACAAAGGCTAATACCAAGACCGTCACAGCGATCGCAATTGAAGCATTCAGTGAGGATAATATTATTCGAGGAACCGAAGCTGTAAGGGCATTGCTAGACCGGGGTGCATTACCTCAGGCTTCTGCTGCCCTTAAGGAAGTTCCCTCAGCAAAATTGAATCAGTCAATGGTGAGTTTTTTAAGAGGGCGTCTGGCATGGCAGTCGATCCAGACCGGCTCGGATGAATACAGTCTGGATGATGTCAGACGTTATTGGGAAAGAGCAGTTAAACAAAAACCTGACTCTTGGACTTACCGCAATGCCCTAGGGTTTGCCTATTACGCTGAAGGCAAATACGAGCGAGCTAACCAAGCTTGGTATGATGCATTGTACAGGAGTAGCAACGGGAAATCTACAATTGTTGGATCTGAAAAATCCAGCAATTCCCCAAAATGGAATACCTATGCTGGCTTAGGGCTAGGGTTGTGGAAATCTGCTCAACAACAAAACGGGTCTAAGCGGGCGAGTTTGTCCCAACAATCTCTTAAGCTACGGCAACAAGTGATCGCCAACGACCCGATTAACTTCCAACCTGATGCCTTGAGCAAGAACTGGCTTTGGTCACAGCAAGCGATTAAAGATTGGCAATCGCTGTTAGAGGTTAGAACTTCTAACAATTGACGGTTAATAGTCAACCGTCAAGAGTGAACAAAGGGCAAATTAAGAGCAAATTAAATCACCACTAGCCTCGGCTGATTACTGATCCCGCATCAAGGAAGACAGAGAGCGGCGCTTACGCATATCCATCATGTTGGCAAGAGTCTCGTCTTTAGCATTGGTCTGATCAGTAGGCTCCGGTGGCAAAACCGTTACCTCGGTCTGTTGGTCATCACTCCTGTTTTGTGATGGTGGTAATAATGGTACTGATTTTACTGGTTGTTGTTTGCGAGTCGCCTTACGGCGTCTAGAATTACGGCGTCGCCTTCTACTGCTGACACTAGATGTTATCGGTCTTTTCAGTTTCGTTTTCTGGCTTGAAAATTTTAGAGCCTGAGTAAGCAATAAGCAACCGCTGGCGCAGCCTACAGCAACAACACCAAACAAAGACAGTGGCACAGCCTCTTTTGCCGCTGATGCCCGCAGTTGGGCCAGAGCTGGTTGTGGATTATTGGCTTCTTCCTCAATCGGTCCAGGATCAATCAGACCAATAGTTGCTATGCTACCGGCTAAGACCATAACAACCCAAAGCCCAACCCAAACAGCAATCTGATGATTGTATATTAGCGTTTGGATGGACTGGAAATAATCTTGCTTTTGAGCCTGATGACCTGATGGTTTAGACATCGACGCTCACGATTAGTTAAAAAACACGCTGACGGCATTTTAGCATGGCTAGTCAGTTCGACCAATGTCTTTAAGGAGGTTATTGGTGACACTACAGCGTAAATCCCAGTTTCAAGAATATTTAACCCCTGAGACTACTACTGAGACTACTACAGGGATCTCGACTCAAAATCCTACAGATTATGGTGTTAAGTTGATAGACTCATCCGGTTCTGCAATCCCTCAGCATCACCAAGATCACAAGACCTCTGAATCTTGGACAATTGAGAAAAGTGAGGAGCTTTATCAGATCCAAGGCTGGGGAGAACCCTACTTTGCCATTAATACTGCTGGTCATATCATGGTTTCCCCTAAAGGGAATGGGGGCGGCTCGTTGGATTTGTTGGAACTGGTAGAATCCCTTAAGCAGCGCAACTTGGGATTACCATTATTAATCCATTTTTCAGATATCTTGGCAGACCAGATAGAGCAATTAAACGCCTGTTTTGCCCAAGCTATTAGTCGCTACAAATACCCTGGTCGTTACCAAGGAGTGTTTCCGGTTAAATGCAACCAGCATCGACATGTGGTAGAGGATGTCGTGTATTTTGGTCAACCTTATCAATTTGGTTTAGAAGTCGGTTCTAAACCAGAATTGATGATTGCTCTAGCAACATTGCTCACTCCGGATTCCCTAATTATTTGTAACGGCTACAAAGACCGGGAATATCTTGAAACTGCCCTTTTAGCTAGACGATTGGGACATAATCCGATAATTGTCCTAGAACAACTAGAAGAAGTGCAGCTAATCATTGAGGTGGCAGCTTCGTTAGGAGGCATCACACCAGTGCTGGGGGTGCGAGCCAAACTGAGTACACAAAGCATGGGTCGTTGGGGAAAATCTGTCGGAGATAAAGCTAAATTTGGTCTGAAAATTCCAGAAATACTCCAAGCCATTGACCAGCTACGGGAGGCTGGGATGCTTGAGTCATTGCAGCTGTTGCACTTCCACATCGGCTCTCAAATATCTGCCATTAGCGTGATTAAAGATGCTATTCGCGAAGCCAGCCAAATTTATGCTGAGCTCAAGGGATTAGGGGTGAATATGCAGTATCTAGATGTAGGTGGTGGCTTGGCAGTGGATTACGATGGCTCCAAAACCAACTTCCATGCCTCCAAAAACTACAACATGCAGAACTATGCTAATGACATTGTGGCTGCGGTTAAGGAAGCTTGTGAGGAACATCAAATTCCAGCACCAACACTGATTAGTGAAAGTGGTCGTGCGATCGCATCCCATCAATCAGTCCTGATCTTTGATGTTTTGAGTACCAGTGATGTCGAATCTCAATCCCCTCCACTGACAACGGAACAAGACCATCTAATTATCCGCAATCTTTGGGAAACTTACTGTACTCTCGACCTTGAGAATTACCAGGAAGCCTATCATGATGCCATCGAGCTTAACCAAGAAGCAAAAAGCCTGTTTAGTTTAGGCTATCTGAGCATTACTCAGCGGGCTAAAGCCGAGCAGCTTTATTGGGCGTGCTGTCAGAAGATTCGGGAAATTATCAGGACACAAGACTATGTTCCCGATGATCTAGCAGACCTGGAAACGATCATGGCATCAATTTATTATGTCAACCTATCCGTCTTCCAATCAGTGCCAGATTGCTGGGCAATTAACCAGCTATTTCCGATTATGCCCATCCATCGGCTGGATGAAGAACCAACTCAAAGGGCTATCTTGGCTGACCTTACCTGCGATAGTGATGGTAAGATTGACCAATTTATTGACCTGCGGGATGTTAAATCGTTGCTGGAACTACATCCTTTGCGCAAAGCCGAGGACCAAGGGACAATTTCCAATTCCAAATCCCAAATCCCAAATCCCAAATCCAAAGAACCCTACTATTTGGGTTTCTTCCTAGTCGGTGCCTACCAAGAGATTATGGGGAATTTACACAATCTTTTTGGTGATAGTAACGCAGTTCACATCAAATTAAGCCCCAGAGGGTATGAAATTGAACACGTGGTTAAGGGAGATACAATTACGGAAGTTTTGGGTTATGTGCAGTATGATGCTGAAGATTTGGTGGAAGGTATGCGCCGCCGCACAGAACAGGCCTTGCAAGAGAATCGAATTACTTTGGCAGAATCTCAACGGCTGCTGCAAAATTATGAGCGGAGTTTGAGGAGTTATACCTATTTGAGTTGCTAAGCTCAGGATTTACCCAGTAACTCATTTTAGCAAAAGCTAAAAATCATAGGGTTTGGTGCTCAGTTTTGGGTAAGTTATGCTTAAGGAAAGCATTTCATTGTACTCGCTACAGCCAAAGCGATGGATATATGATTGATGGCACAGAAAAGCCCTAAGGTAATCTGTGCCATGAAGCACCAACCATTAACCTTGACATTACAGAATGTTTATTCTTAAGTTAGAACCGTCGTTAAGCACAAGTTTTATCGAGTGATTTAACTAACATGCCCACCAAAGAAAATCGCTTTTTGCAAGGGCGTAAAATCGCTCCGGGTCCGATTACGGCAGGAATCCCAATCACAGAGTTGATCGATCAGACGTTTCTAGCCTACAATTCTGGTCGATTACGAGAAGGCTGCCAATTATTGGTAGAGCGGATGTTGCAGCCAAACGTAACGGTGGGTTTAAGTTTGACAGGAGCATTAACCCCCGCAGGGTTAGGAATGGCGGCAGTGATCCCACTGATGGAGGCAGGGTTTGTCGATTGGATAGTATCTACAGGAGCCAATCTCTACCACGACACTCACTTTGGTATCGGATTGGAACTCCATCAAGGGCGGCACGATATTAGTGATGTGGTATTGCAGAAAGAAGGAGTTGTCCGGATCTATGACATTTTCTTCGATTATGATGTGCTGCTATCAACGGATAAGTTCTTTCGTCAGATCATTGAACAGCCTGAGTTTAAGGGTCGAATGGGAACGGCAGAGTTTCACTACCTCTGCGGTAAGTACATTGCTGCACGGGAGCAGACATTGGGACTCGAAAAGCAATCCCTGCTGGCGGCAGCTTATCGGTTAGGAGTCCCGATCTATACCTCCAGTCCTGGAGATAGTTCGATTGGGATGAATTTAGCAGCACTAGGGTTGCAGGGAACCGGACCAATCATTGATGTGTCCTTGGATGTGAATGAAACGGCAGCAATTGTGCTGGCAGCTAAAAACAATGGGGGAGCCAGTGGCATTTGGATCTTGGGAGGTGGCTCGCCGAAAAATTTCATGTTGCAGACGGAACCGTATCTTCAAGAAGTCTTGGGTATTGATGAGAAGGGGCATGATTACTTTCTTCAGGTAACTGATGCCCGTCCAGACACAGGGGGTTTGTCAGGAGCAACCCCATCTGAGGCGGTCTCTTGGTGCAAGCTTGATCCACAGAAGTTATCAGAAACAGTAGTGGTTTATTGCGACTCGACCATTGCTATGCCCCTACTCACAGCTTACTGCCTAGCTAAGGTAGCGCCTCGTCCTCTAAAACGCCTCTATGACCAACGAAAAGCTTTACTGGAGCAGTTGAAAAAGGCACATTTGGCTACCCAGGCTACAGCAGTCAGGTGAATTAGGATTTATGGGAACAGCGGATCTCGGAACAGGGAACTTTAGGAAAGAGCGATGCATCACTACTCCCTACTCCCTACTCCCTACTCCCTACTCCCTAAAACCTAGAACTTTTTACCTGACCCAATTGAGAACTGCTATAAACTATTCCTATACCTCGTCAAACAGGCAAGCTTGTACAAAACTCTAGCCCCAACATTGCCATCCCACTCATCCCCAGAGTCTCCGGGAGCAACTTCAGACAGATCAAAACCAATAATAGTTTTTCCAGCTTGGACTAGCGATCGCACTAAATACATTGCCTCGTTAAATTCCAAACCTCCGGGCACAGGAGTACCTGTATTGGGACAATAGGTGGGATTCAATCCGTCAATATCAAAGCTAATATAAACTTTATTCGGTAAATTAGCAATAATTTCCTGGCACTGGGCTGCCCAGGTTATACCTTCGTAAGTGTTAGCTTTGAGCTGCCAGTCATCAAACACTACAATCCGGCGATCGCTCTTTGCCATTGCCATTTCCTCTTGACAAACATCTCGGATGCCAACCTGAACTAAACGATTAATCTGAGGTAGGGTCAGAGCATTGTACATGATCGAGGCATGGGAGTAAGTAAACCCTTCATAGGCTTGCCGGAGATCGGCATGGGCATCAATTTGTAAAATGCCGTATTCCTTGTGTTGCTGTGTTAGGGCTTTCATTAACCCAAGAGGAACACTGTGATCGCCACCGACAATGGCAACCAGCTTGCCTTGCTCCAGCAGTTCCAGTGCCTGAGTGTAAACCAAGTTGTTGAGTGCAGCACAGGCTTGATTAACGATGGCTAACTGTTTTGCGATCGCATCATCATCCACATTGCCACCAGCTTCTAAATACTGAATAATCTCTTTAGCTATCAACCTCATGGCACGATTTTGGTCTTGGATAGCCGAGTTAATCGGTATAGTCCCGCACCTCGTTTCCCAAGCTTGGGGTACATCAAAGTCGTACCAATCTAACTGTACGGAAGCTTCTATTATCCCTTGGGGACCGTTTGCTGCGCCTTCTCGGTAAGATGTGGTCACGTCCCAAGGAACAGGCAAGAAAACGATTGAAGCCTCTTCAACCGAATAGGGCAAGCCAAAAAAGCAGCCATTGGGCACAGTAATCTCATTAGGATTAAAACTGGCTTTATTCATTAGCCCTTAGTAAATTTTCCTTATTTTACCCGACGCTCCTCCCTACGGGCATCCTGGTATTAGGGATTAGGCACACTTAACATTAAGTACAAAAACCCTTAACCCAACCCCTAACCCCTAACCCTATTACCATCAAAACTAAATTGAAAAATTACTAGCACTATGGTAGATATCAAAGAAATTCCCCTAGAGCAAATCCGCCGTCCCCTACCACGACAAAATGATCCAAACAAGGTGGCGGCACTAATGGAATCAATTGCTAAAGAGGGTTTGCGCGAACCCATTGATGTGTTAGAAGTAGATGGGCAATACTATGGTTTTTCCGGTTGCCACCGTTACGAAGCACACCAGCGTTTAGGAAAAAAAACCATTAAGTGCCGCGTTCGTCGCGCTCCTCGTTCCGTATTAAAACGGCATTTAGCGTGAAAATTAGCAATTTTGGAACAAAAATAGGTTCATACCTTTGGTGAATTCCCAAGGAAACTCCAATTGCTTAAAGTTAAGGTGTTTAAAGCTGACCGTGACCACTAGTTTTTACGAGGAACCTTGAGGAGAATACTATGGCAACGATTGTACCTGTCAATATTGGTATTGATGAACAAGACCGCAAAGAGATTGCTGAGGGATTGTCTCGTCTGCTAGCGGACACTTATACCCTATACCTGAAGACCCATGCCTTCCACTGGAATGTTACCGGACCAATGTTCAACTCCCTACACCTGATGTTTGAGCAACAGTACAATGAGTTGGCTTTAGCAGTGGATGCGGTAGCAGAGCGGATTCGTACCCTAGGCTATCCTGCTCCTGGCAGCTACAGTCAGTATGCGCAATTATCCTCCATTCCAGAAACCAGCGATGTTCCGGAGGCTGAGGAAATGGTGCGCTTGCTAGTGGAAGCCAATGAGGCAGTGGTACGAACTGCACGGTCTGTTTTCCCAGCCGCTGAACGTGCTAACGATGAGTCTACAGCTGATCTGTTGACCGAACGGATGAGCATACATGAGAAAACGGCTTGGATGCTGCGCAGTATTTTAAAATAAGCTTGTAATTATGTACATAGATCCCCCCTAGCCCCCCTTAAAAAAGGGGGGAATTAGATTCAAAAGTCCCCCTTTTTTAAGGGGGATTTAGGGGGATCTGAATCAGGGATTAACAAAATTGACATGCTCCCAATATGAAGGATGAAATAGTTCAATTTATCGGTTGTTCAACAACTGGTATGTTTTGCTCTATATGTATTCATGCCTAAATATTTATCTTTGTTCCTTTATCTTTCATACTTTATCCTTTATATCAAACTTTACATACTTAGGAATTGGACTGAAAAAAAATTGGAGCGCTAAAGTGTTCCTGATCAAACGAAGTAACTGCCTTGGGTAATCGAAGAGTAAACCTACTACCAACACCTCGTTCGCTGTATACTTGTAAGCTACCGTGGTGTGCTTGAGCGATCGCATTAGCAATTGCCAGCCCTAATCCGGAACCTCCTGTATGACGAGAGCGATCGCTATTGACTCGATAAAAGCGATCAAAAATTCGCCCTTGGTCTTCTTGGGCAATACCAATCCCCGTATCTTCTACCTGGATCACCGCGTGTTGGTCGCTCTTATCTAAAATAACAGTTACTTTACCACCCACAGGGGTGTATTGGATACCATTAATAATTAAATTAGAAACTAGGCGATAAAGCTGCTCAGAATCACCCACAACCTCCAGAATAGTTGGCACTCGCACCGAAGATGTCAACTTAATCTCGGCAGCAATTGCCAAAGCTGCCAATTCCTCAACTAAATCGCTAACCAGGTCATTGAGACAGCATGTCTGGTGACCTACAGATGCTGGTTGTCTATCTAAACGAGACAACAACAACAAATCGGCAACTAACTGACTCAGCCGCTGATTTTGACGTTCAACAATTTCCAGAATGTTTCGTGCTTCTTGTTGATCCAAGCTAGGCATCAAAAGCCCCGATTCAACCGTTGCCAGTGTAGCCGCTATCGGTGTTCGTAGCTCGTGGGCAGCATCAGCGGTAAACTGTTGAATCTGTCTGTAGGATTGGTAAATAGGTTGCATGGCCAACCCTGCTAAGCACCAACTCCCACTGCCGACTAAGATCATTGCCATTGGCAAACCCAATGCCAAGATTAATTTTATCGTATTGAGGTAGTCGTTGAGGTATTGGAGAGAGTGCCCCACCTGCAAATACCCCCAATCCCGCTGATCTTGAGTATGTAGCGATAGAGAAATTTGGTGATAGGAGTTGCCCTTACCATCGGAAATGGTTTGCCAAGGTGCTTGATTAAACACCTGGGGTAATCCCTCTGGGTAAGTGCCTGCAACGGCAATTAAACGTCCTGAGGTATCAAATAGCCGGATGTAGTAGTGACCTTGGCTAACAGCACTGAGGATGTGGCGCTGGGAACTCACCAGTGCTTGGGAACAGTCAACTCCAACTATACACAGATTTGGTAAAAGTTCCCCAATTATCGGCTCTACCTGTCCAGGTTCCTTGAGTTTCCATTCGAGACTATCATGGAGTGTCCCCGCAACGGATTTTAACTCCCGGTCTGAAGTGACTAAATGGGTATGAACGATCGCTCTGTAAACACCAAATCCCAACAGGCTCAAAATAAACCCCATGACGATGGCATAGGAAAGTGCTAATTTCCCACGAGTCTGGTTAAATAGCTTATTTTGATTCATGATTTTTTGAGATTGAGACGATATCCCAAACCATGAACGGTTTCAATCGGAATGCTGGAGTTGATTGATTCGAGTTTCCGACGTAGCAAACGCATTTGAGCCGCCACTACGTTACTAATCGGTTCTGCATTCACTTCCCAAAGTTGATTGCGAATTTGGTTGGTGGTCATCACCTGATTGGGATGCTTCATGAAATACTCTAAGAGCTGGAATTCTTTATTCGTTAGTGGAATGTCGAGTTTCTCACCGTTAGCAGCAAGACGATAAACCGTTCGGTTACCATAGTCTAAAATAAGGTCACCCACTTGAAGTTGTTGGGGCTGGAGTAGGGGTGTTCGCCGGTGCAAGGCTCTAACTCTTGCTAGCAACTCTGCCATTCGGAACGGTTTGACTAAATAATCATCGGCTCCCGTATCCAAACCCATCACTCTATCTTCCAAGCGGTCTTTTGCCGTTAGCATCAAAATAGGCAAGGGATTATTACGATAGCGTAACTGACGCAGTAACTCTAGTCCGGATAGCCCTGGCAGCAACCAGTCGAAGATAGCTAGGGTATATTGGGTTTCGTGGTTGTTTAAATAACCCCAAGCGTCAGTGCCGTTAACAACTAAGTCCACCACGTACTTCTCTATATTCAACGCTCGCTTAATTGCAGCACCCAAGTCTGGCTCATCTTCAACTAGCAGTACTCTCATAGATTCAAGTTCTCAATGGTTAGGTTAAACTCAGATTTTGCACCTGATCAGACAAAAATAAAAACGGCTCTCCTAGACTGATTATAGTAAATGAATAGTAAATGAGTAGTTTAAATGAGCTTAGTGTTCCTCCCTGTGTCAGCCTGAAGGCAATGGTCAAATAACACCTTGATGAATTAGAATTTTGCTTACGGTAAATGATAGTATTCCGCCAATAATTAGCCATTATGCACGATAAACTTAGTAAGTTATTACCCAATGAAACGACGCTTACCACGGATGCAATTGGCAACGGTAAAATCTGTTAATTTATTTAATATCTTGATTAATTTAGCTATCAAAAATTAAACATAAAACTGATATAATTGCTAGCATAATTAGCACATTTTTCGTTGCTATTTGCTGCTTTAATTCTAGCCTAATTATTTTTTTAGGAGCCAGGTTTTACTTCAATTACGCCCGAATTTCCAGATTTCCCATCATCCCCAAGTCCTCATGATCAAAAATGTGACAGTGATAAACTGTCTTGCCTGTAAAATCACGGAAAGGAATACGAATGCGGACAGTTTCACCAGGTC includes:
- the speA gene encoding biosynthetic arginine decarboxylase — protein: MSLRRLLVTLQRKSQFQEYLTPETTTETTTGISTQNPTDYGVKLIDSSGSAIPQHHQDHKTSESWTIEKSEELYQIQGWGEPYFAINTAGHIMVSPKGNGGGSLDLLELVESLKQRNLGLPLLIHFSDILADQIEQLNACFAQAISRYKYPGRYQGVFPVKCNQHRHVVEDVVYFGQPYQFGLEVGSKPELMIALATLLTPDSLIICNGYKDREYLETALLARRLGHNPIIVLEQLEEVQLIIEVAASLGGITPVLGVRAKLSTQSMGRWGKSVGDKAKFGLKIPEILQAIDQLREAGMLESLQLLHFHIGSQISAISVIKDAIREASQIYAELKGLGVNMQYLDVGGGLAVDYDGSKTNFHASKNYNMQNYANDIVAAVKEACEEHQIPAPTLISESGRAIASHQSVLIFDVLSTSDVESQSPPLTTEQDHLIIRNLWETYCTLDLENYQEAYHDAIELNQEAKSLFSLGYLSITQRAKAEQLYWACCQKIREIIRTQDYVPDDLADLETIMASIYYVNLSVFQSVPDCWAINQLFPIMPIHRLDEEPTQRAILADLTCDSDGKIDQFIDLRDVKSLLELHPLRKAEDQGTISNSKSQIPNPKSKEPYYLGFFLVGAYQEIMGNLHNLFGDSNAVHIKLSPRGYEIEHVVKGDTITEVLGYVQYDAEDLVEGMRRRTEQALQENRITLAESQRLLQNYERSLRSYTYLSC
- the rppA gene encoding two-component system response regulator RppA — protein: MRVLLVEDEPDLGAAIKRALNIEKYVVDLVVNGTDAWGYLNNHETQYTLAIFDWLLPGLSGLELLRQLRYRNNPLPILMLTAKDRLEDRVMGLDTGADDYLVKPFRMAELLARVRALHRRTPLLQPQQLQVGDLILDYGNRTVYRLAANGEKLDIPLTNKEFQLLEYFMKHPNQVMTTNQIRNQLWEVNAEPISNVVAAQMRLLRRKLESINSSIPIETVHGLGYRLNLKKS
- a CDS encoding agmatinase family protein, whose translation is MNKASFNPNEITVPNGCFFGLPYSVEEASIVFLPVPWDVTTSYREGAANGPQGIIEASVQLDWYDFDVPQAWETRCGTIPINSAIQDQNRAMRLIAKEIIQYLEAGGNVDDDAIAKQLAIVNQACAALNNLVYTQALELLEQGKLVAIVGGDHSVPLGLMKALTQQHKEYGILQIDAHADLRQAYEGFTYSHASIMYNALTLPQINRLVQVGIRDVCQEEMAMAKSDRRIVVFDDWQLKANTYEGITWAAQCQEIIANLPNKVYISFDIDGLNPTYCPNTGTPVPGGLEFNEAMYLVRSLVQAGKTIIGFDLSEVAPGDSGDEWDGNVGARVLYKLACLTRYRNSL
- a CDS encoding homospermidine biosynthesis protein — protein: MPTKENRFLQGRKIAPGPITAGIPITELIDQTFLAYNSGRLREGCQLLVERMLQPNVTVGLSLTGALTPAGLGMAAVIPLMEAGFVDWIVSTGANLYHDTHFGIGLELHQGRHDISDVVLQKEGVVRIYDIFFDYDVLLSTDKFFRQIIEQPEFKGRMGTAEFHYLCGKYIAAREQTLGLEKQSLLAAAYRLGVPIYTSSPGDSSIGMNLAALGLQGTGPIIDVSLDVNETAAIVLAAKNNGGASGIWILGGGSPKNFMLQTEPYLQEVLGIDEKGHDYFLQVTDARPDTGGLSGATPSEAVSWCKLDPQKLSETVVVYCDSTIAMPLLTAYCLAKVAPRPLKRLYDQRKALLEQLKKAHLATQATAVR
- a CDS encoding ParB N-terminal domain-containing protein, producing the protein MVDIKEIPLEQIRRPLPRQNDPNKVAALMESIAKEGLREPIDVLEVDGQYYGFSGCHRYEAHQRLGKKTIKCRVRRAPRSVLKRHLA
- the rppB gene encoding two-component system sensor histidine kinase RppB translates to MNQNKLFNQTRGKLALSYAIVMGFILSLLGFGVYRAIVHTHLVTSDRELKSVAGTLHDSLEWKLKEPGQVEPIIGELLPNLCIVGVDCSQALVSSQRHILSAVSQGHYYIRLFDTSGRLIAVAGTYPEGLPQVFNQAPWQTISDGKGNSYHQISLSLHTQDQRDWGYLQVGHSLQYLNDYLNTIKLILALGLPMAMILVGSGSWCLAGLAMQPIYQSYRQIQQFTADAAHELRTPIAATLATVESGLLMPSLDQQEARNILEIVERQNQRLSQLVADLLLLSRLDRQPASVGHQTCCLNDLVSDLVEELAALAIAAEIKLTSSVRVPTILEVVGDSEQLYRLVSNLIINGIQYTPVGGKVTVILDKSDQHAVIQVEDTGIGIAQEDQGRIFDRFYRVNSDRSRHTGGSGLGLAIANAIAQAHHGSLQVYSERGVGSRFTLRLPKAVTSFDQEHFSAPIFFQSNS
- a CDS encoding Dps family protein, whose amino-acid sequence is MATIVPVNIGIDEQDRKEIAEGLSRLLADTYTLYLKTHAFHWNVTGPMFNSLHLMFEQQYNELALAVDAVAERIRTLGYPAPGSYSQYAQLSSIPETSDVPEAEEMVRLLVEANEAVVRTARSVFPAAERANDESTADLLTERMSIHEKTAWMLRSILK